The Spodoptera frugiperda isolate SF20-4 chromosome 9, AGI-APGP_CSIRO_Sfru_2.0, whole genome shotgun sequence genome contains a region encoding:
- the LOC118271397 gene encoding fibroin light chain-like, with protein MLPVVLVLLVATSALAAPGAYLNIIPIDEAIAPKDSGRGISAFRIDQATEITNEGEASAYLLTFAQIIKDLGNDGDRVSQALAAAQTIAYLGSVSSGVPGDACASADLINTVVSASRSGNNQAVRSATAKFVNYLSSLIDNIVELSVNPEGVRFAVGPRGNCAAGGRNYQFEAAWDSILASAPASSAHLVNEQYCAAKRLFKGFSVVSNNAGALLTAVSLPSVNQAFQRVIPQAVNFLSALPSGNAGFAASDLKQGLYNSV; from the exons ATGCTGCCTGTCGTATTGGTGTTACTTGTCGCTACT AGCGCACTAGCTGCTCCCGGTGCTTACTTAAACATCATACCGATCGATGAAGCGATTGCACCTAAGGATAGCGGCAGAGGAATCTCCGC TTTCAGAATTGACCAAGCCACTGAAATCACCAATGAAGGAGAAGCCAGCGCATACCTGCTGACCTTTGCACAGATCATCAAGGACCTTGGCAATGATGGTGACAGAGTCAGCCAGGCTCTAGCCGCCGCCCAAACTATTGCTTACCTCGGCTCCGTCTCTTCAGGTGTTCCTGGTGACGCTTGTGCTTCAGCTGAC TTGATCAACACCGTGGTGTCTGCTTCCCGCTCCGGCAACAACCAAGCTGTCCGCTCAGCCACCGCCAAATTCGTCAACTACCTGAGCTCCCTCATCGACAACATCGTTGAATTGTCCGTCAACCCTGAAGGCGTTCGCTTCGCA GTTGGACCTCGTGGTAACTGCGCTGCCGGCGGCAGAAACTACCAATTCGAAGCAGCCTGGGACTCAATCCTTGCCTCCGCCCCAGCTTCTTCTGCTCA CTTGGTGAACGAACAATACTGCGCAGCTAAGCGTTTGTTCAAGGGCTTCAGTGTGGTCAGCAACAATGCTGGTGCCCTCCTCACTGCAGTATCCCTGCCATCCGTGAACCAAGCCTTCCAGAGAGTGATTCCACAGGCAGTCAAC TTCCTGTCTGCACTTCCTTCAGGCAATGCTGGATTCGCAGCTTCGGATCTCAAGCAGGGTCTTTACAACTCCGTTTAA
- the LOC118271211 gene encoding uncharacterized protein LOC118271211 isoform X1 — protein MILIAFIDVLLVSVAYSDDVFNDYGGPTDFLGFPENELSWDYQAIPFPGKRIPYFPIPFYPPEPEPKLKEKEKIILIESENNYNRLFNDIFQRACDKYYDIEYSQTIKKDFVNLPIIYFAVPGTYNYNDDDNIEMEDMKFVFAGSVTDPNEMICTKINNDLYCNETVNLVHIPDVPDSLLNFETVFNFIQTFQINRTEYLPEDEERCRPRVSIKNLNTIVICQPLRADFFMHLKSKHDTKFNLIQADDSNCDEIIEANQHRLLAILRNEAQNESPVPTVLLRTPYISSEDKAVLPNSMNLVPWQPLKFGIVKFIQKVGWQRLVVVSDDSEFSVEFERELTDLLQKEGIIFTSVRCEGAEFSLEKLRKKLHQTSPRIVIANIERGDELNLLMSQIRRNTTWILRDMKETEWNQLGAEVLTKKNVFSVSLRSSRNRECDDYVDNDIEFGVQTIASNMRYFISNVTDETKKKDFYSAFAREMNAEMKRSDALVCVKRLFPNPKLVSTIYVDSSGAKVRHFNQPFKKIPKDSPFCVAYSNKYFSPCDFALPLVFMFVCIMFFMTVCWLICFFDKTTPLNHNNYYRNFE, from the exons atgattttaatcgCTTTTATTGACGTCCTACTTGTGTCTGTGGCATATTCAGATGATGTATTTAACGATTATG ggGGACCTACCGATTTCCTGGGATTCCCTGAGAATGAGCTTTCCTGGGATTACCAGGCAATCCCATTTCCTGGGAAAAGGATTCCCTACTTTCCCATCCCATTCTACCCACCAGAACCGGAGccaaagttaaaagaaaaag AGAAAATAATCTTGATAGAAAGTGAGAATAATTACAACAGACTTTTCAATGACATTTTTCAAAGGGCTTGTGACAAATATTATGACATAGAATATAgccaaacaataaaaaaaga CTTCGTTAACCTGCCTATCATATACTTCGCTGTCCCTGGTACTTATAATtacaatgatgatgataacattGAGATGGAAGACATGAAATTCGTGTTCGCCGGCAGCGTTACTGATCCAAATGAAATGATTTGCACCAAGATAAACAATGACCTTTACTGCAACGAAACTGTGAACCTAGTGCACATACCTGACGTACCTGATTCACTGCTTAACTTTGAAACTGTATTCAACTTCATTCAGACTTTCCAGATTAACCGCACTGAATATCTCCCAGAGGACGAGGAAAGGTGCAGACCACGCGTCAGTATTAAGAATTTGAACACCATCGTTATTTGTCAACCATTGAGGGCAGACTTCTTCATGCATCTCAAATCAAAGCACgatacaaaatttaatttaattcaagcAGATGATAGTAACTGTGATGAAATTATCGAAGCTAACCAACATCGGCTCCTTGCGATATTGAGAAATGAGGCTCAAAATGAGTCACCAGTACCCACTGTACTATTGAGGACTCCTTATATATCTTCCGAGGATAAAGCAGTTCTTCCAAATTCTATGAACTTGGTTCCTTGGCAACCGTTAAAGTTTGGAATTGTAAAGTTCATACAAAAAGTTGGCTGGCAACGGCTGGTGGTAGTGTCTGATGATTCAGAGTTTAGCGTCGAATTCGAAAGAGAATTGACTGATTTATTGCAAAAAGAAGGAATTATTTTCACTTCTGTTCGATGTGAAGGTGCTGAGTTCAGTTTAGaaaaa ctaagaaaaaaattacaccAGACCTCACCAAGGATAGTCATCGCTAACATAGAGAGGGGTGATGAATTAAATCTATTAATGAGCCAAATTCGACGTAACACCACGTGGATTTTAAGGGATATGAAAGAAACAGAGTGGAATCAACTAGGTGCAGAG gtattaacaaaaaaaaacgtgttcTCAGTTAGCTTGCGTTCAAGTAGAAACAGAGAATGTGATGATTATGTGGATAATGATATTGAATTTGGTGTTCAGACCATCGCGTCAAATATGCGTTATTTCATCAGCAATGTCACTGACGAAACGaagaaaaaagatttttacaG CGCATTCGCAAGAGAAATGAATGCAGAAATGAAGAGAAGCGATGCTTTGGTGTGTGTCAAGAGATTATTTCCTAATCCCAAGCTGGTATCAACGATTTATGTTGACAGTAGTGGCGCTAAAGTGCGCCATTTTAACCAACCTTTTAAGAAAATTCCAAAAGATTCGCCGTTTTGCGTAGCTTATAGTAACAAATACTTTAGTCCTTGCGACTTTGCCCTGCCTCTGGTCttcatgtttgtatgtataatgttttttatgaCTGTGTGTTGGCTTATATGTTTCTTTGATAAAACTACGCCTTTGAACCATAATAACTATTATCGAAATTTTGAATAA
- the LOC118271207 gene encoding uncharacterized protein LOC118271207 → MISIMIPFMVLWARGNAEDYYYNPQNSSKATLSGIAAYRSALTLDWLAAEDQRQRELAAAYETEPAPPARSLSTDCISYARPASGKVARLMLELLKNLEGDEGNIVTDLIQALVRTKLLVETSMLDAEPDLDSLVKTPGVMMGEPHTTFPRILAMTWMTVTDPVTTKKFGWCPINKVNKYLTITKPITIAKQMKALEPVIARARFIMEEFIQHVTPLNMYQKKSPETVTTDFQGKSYSEEDNNNIVTTTEVHFKSMKRPTRTANTVRAVHVALAHSGTATPQMELEHMPSKVETEIVSSSSQISLCRLPHTPIIIILIIFYVINLL, encoded by the exons ATGATTTCAATAATGATTCCCTTCATGGTTTTATGGGCTAGG GGTAATGCAGAAGATTACTACTACAACCCTCAAAATTCGTCAAAGGCCACGCTATCAGGGATAGCGGCCTACAGATCAGCTCTGACGCTGGACTGGTTGGCTGCGGAAGACCAGCGGCAGAGGGAGCTGGCTGCTGCGTACGAAACCGAGCCAGCTCCTCCAGCGAGGAGTCTGTCAACCGACTGCATCTCGTATGCAAGACCAGCGTCTGGGAAAGTTGCCCGGCTGATGCTGGAGTTGTTGAA AAATTTAGAGGGCGATGAAGGTAACATAGTAACAGATCTGATTCAAGCTCTGGTTCGAACCAAACTGCTGGTGGAAACGTCCATGTTGGACGCAGAACCAGACCTGGACTCCTTGGTCAAGACTCCAGGAGTGATGATGGGAGAACCACACACCACGTTCCCTAGGATTCTGGCTATGACCTGGATGACAGTCACGGATCCTGTCACCACTAAAAAATTCGGATGGTGTCCTATAAACAAG gtaaacaaatatttgactaTAACGAAGCCAATCACGATAGCGAAGCAGATGAAAGCTCTGGAGCCCGTCATCGCTCGAGCCAGGTTTATCATGGAAGAGTTCATTCAACACGTCACTCCACTGAATATGTACCAGAAGAAATCACCAGAAACCGTCACAACTGAT TTTCAGGGCAAATCATATTCAGaagaagataataataatatagtaacaACGACTGAAGTCCATTTTAAATCTATGAAGCGGCCTACACGTACTGCCAACACG GTACGAGCAGTACATGTGGCGCTAGCGCACTCTGGTACCGCCACGCCACAGATGGAACTGGAACATATGCCGAGCAAAGTAGAAACTGAAATTGTGTCATCATCCTCGCAAATAAGCCTGTGTCGCTTACCACATAcacctataataattattttaatcattttctaCGTCATAAATCTGctttga
- the LOC118271211 gene encoding uncharacterized protein LOC118271211 isoform X2, producing the protein MILIAFIDVLLVSVAYSDDVFNDYEKIILIESENNYNRLFNDIFQRACDKYYDIEYSQTIKKDFVNLPIIYFAVPGTYNYNDDDNIEMEDMKFVFAGSVTDPNEMICTKINNDLYCNETVNLVHIPDVPDSLLNFETVFNFIQTFQINRTEYLPEDEERCRPRVSIKNLNTIVICQPLRADFFMHLKSKHDTKFNLIQADDSNCDEIIEANQHRLLAILRNEAQNESPVPTVLLRTPYISSEDKAVLPNSMNLVPWQPLKFGIVKFIQKVGWQRLVVVSDDSEFSVEFERELTDLLQKEGIIFTSVRCEGAEFSLEKLRKKLHQTSPRIVIANIERGDELNLLMSQIRRNTTWILRDMKETEWNQLGAEVLTKKNVFSVSLRSSRNRECDDYVDNDIEFGVQTIASNMRYFISNVTDETKKKDFYSAFAREMNAEMKRSDALVCVKRLFPNPKLVSTIYVDSSGAKVRHFNQPFKKIPKDSPFCVAYSNKYFSPCDFALPLVFMFVCIMFFMTVCWLICFFDKTTPLNHNNYYRNFE; encoded by the exons atgattttaatcgCTTTTATTGACGTCCTACTTGTGTCTGTGGCATATTCAGATGATGTATTTAACGATTATG AGAAAATAATCTTGATAGAAAGTGAGAATAATTACAACAGACTTTTCAATGACATTTTTCAAAGGGCTTGTGACAAATATTATGACATAGAATATAgccaaacaataaaaaaaga CTTCGTTAACCTGCCTATCATATACTTCGCTGTCCCTGGTACTTATAATtacaatgatgatgataacattGAGATGGAAGACATGAAATTCGTGTTCGCCGGCAGCGTTACTGATCCAAATGAAATGATTTGCACCAAGATAAACAATGACCTTTACTGCAACGAAACTGTGAACCTAGTGCACATACCTGACGTACCTGATTCACTGCTTAACTTTGAAACTGTATTCAACTTCATTCAGACTTTCCAGATTAACCGCACTGAATATCTCCCAGAGGACGAGGAAAGGTGCAGACCACGCGTCAGTATTAAGAATTTGAACACCATCGTTATTTGTCAACCATTGAGGGCAGACTTCTTCATGCATCTCAAATCAAAGCACgatacaaaatttaatttaattcaagcAGATGATAGTAACTGTGATGAAATTATCGAAGCTAACCAACATCGGCTCCTTGCGATATTGAGAAATGAGGCTCAAAATGAGTCACCAGTACCCACTGTACTATTGAGGACTCCTTATATATCTTCCGAGGATAAAGCAGTTCTTCCAAATTCTATGAACTTGGTTCCTTGGCAACCGTTAAAGTTTGGAATTGTAAAGTTCATACAAAAAGTTGGCTGGCAACGGCTGGTGGTAGTGTCTGATGATTCAGAGTTTAGCGTCGAATTCGAAAGAGAATTGACTGATTTATTGCAAAAAGAAGGAATTATTTTCACTTCTGTTCGATGTGAAGGTGCTGAGTTCAGTTTAGaaaaa ctaagaaaaaaattacaccAGACCTCACCAAGGATAGTCATCGCTAACATAGAGAGGGGTGATGAATTAAATCTATTAATGAGCCAAATTCGACGTAACACCACGTGGATTTTAAGGGATATGAAAGAAACAGAGTGGAATCAACTAGGTGCAGAG gtattaacaaaaaaaaacgtgttcTCAGTTAGCTTGCGTTCAAGTAGAAACAGAGAATGTGATGATTATGTGGATAATGATATTGAATTTGGTGTTCAGACCATCGCGTCAAATATGCGTTATTTCATCAGCAATGTCACTGACGAAACGaagaaaaaagatttttacaG CGCATTCGCAAGAGAAATGAATGCAGAAATGAAGAGAAGCGATGCTTTGGTGTGTGTCAAGAGATTATTTCCTAATCCCAAGCTGGTATCAACGATTTATGTTGACAGTAGTGGCGCTAAAGTGCGCCATTTTAACCAACCTTTTAAGAAAATTCCAAAAGATTCGCCGTTTTGCGTAGCTTATAGTAACAAATACTTTAGTCCTTGCGACTTTGCCCTGCCTCTGGTCttcatgtttgtatgtataatgttttttatgaCTGTGTGTTGGCTTATATGTTTCTTTGATAAAACTACGCCTTTGAACCATAATAACTATTATCGAAATTTTGAATAA
- the LOC118271202 gene encoding uncharacterized protein LOC118271202: MAQNICHVLFWLSLAWPCFCVDMDLESDFQEDRWLFKHSPQERKVGHEMACAAVRPTAKDIVRRFYAILPYFDKDHTNTAFLHKFRGTIYSMSDSEDMLDREAGFYAAVLTPLVFLQQYRDTWCLLERFHRAIRLYQVSHPTEKRSALKLLQNLRAVNQKIRGFIFELPGQEQAPRTTSPPESEDDDTLHDKKDIRYLKELIKNLG; encoded by the exons ATGGCACAGAATATATGTCATGTATTGTTTTGGTTGAGTCTTGCG TGGCCGTGTTTTTGCGTAGATATGGATTTAGAATCAGATTTTCAAGAAGACCGCTGGTTGTTTAAGCATTCGCCACAGGAACGGAAAGTGGGACATGAAATGGCATGCGCTGCTGTGCGACCTACGGCGAAAGACATTGTCAGGCGATTCTATGCGATTTTGCCTTA TTTCGACAAGGATCATACGAATACGGCCTTCCTCCATAAGTTCCGTGGAACAATCTACAGCATGTCTGACAGTGAGGATATGCTGGACCGCGAGGCTGGCTTCTACGCTGCAGTCCTCACTCCCCTGGTATTCCTTCAACAGTACCGTGACACCTGGTGTCTCCTGGAACGC TTTCACAGGGCAATAAGGCTGTATCAAGTCTCACATCCAACTGAAAAGAGGTCGGCGCTAAAATTGCTTCAGAATTTAAGAGCAGTCAATCAGAAG ATTCGAGGATTCATATTCGAGCTGCCAGGCCAGGAGCAAGCTCCTAGGACGACGTCACCGCCAGAGAGTGAAGATGACGACACACTTCACGATAAGAAAGATATTAGGTATCTcaaagaattgattaaaaacctCGGGTAA